One Leptodactylus fuscus isolate aLepFus1 chromosome 11, aLepFus1.hap2, whole genome shotgun sequence genomic window, CGTCACACAACGTCTGGAGAGCCGCAGGTTGGAGACCCCGGTCCTCTTCAGTATGGCGTCCTGTAGCTTGACCTTCTTCCTTTTTGCTTGTTCTTGCAGTGTCTGGCTCTATAGGCGACCCCTAGACCTTCTGCTGGACTAATGATTTCTATATGTGATATCTTTCCAGCCCATGTCACGGTCAGCCATGGTGCGATGCCGGAAGTTCAGCATCTCAGTGGTCGCCCTTTTTGCTCTCGTTGTCATCAAAATTTTCATTGATGTGAATTACCCTCCACTCCAACTCTCTGACCCGCCATCTATCTCCCCAGAACCGGACAGGAACCCACTGGTCTTGTTGGAGCCCTTACAGGATGATGAGAAGTCCGCCATGGCCGCCCTTCATTCCTTGGCACAGAACTTGAAAAAACTGGTGCCCACTGCGGGCGCCTACTGGAACATGGCGCAACTTCAGCTACTGGACCTAAAGAGGCCGCAGGCATGGACGTGCAGCAAACCCACCGCTCAGGTAAAACCCGCCGAGCCATATCCAGAACTCTTAGTGTCCTTTTTGGCCCAGGATCAATGTCGAAACCATAAGATGATCATAAATCAACCAGACAAATGTCCGCTCAATAGGACTTTTCTTCTTCTGGCCATCAAGTCTTCTCCACAGAACTTTGCACAGAGGCAGGCGGTGCGGGACACCTGGGGGGCCGAGAAAAGCTATGGGGGCAAGTACGTAAAATTAGTCTTCCTCCTGGGCACGGTCTCGGTCATTGATCTATCGCCTTTCTTGGAGTATGAGAACAGCCGCTCACACGACCTTCTTCAGTGGGACTTTGAGGATACCTTCTTCAACCTGACCTTAAAGGACCAGTTGTTTTTGGGGTGGGCGAGGACCTATTGTGCCAGGGCCACTTATATACTGAAAGGAGACGATGACGTTTTTGTCCGGACGCCCAAGGTGGTGCACGTCCTGTCCTTACTGGGCGGCCATAAACATCAGTCACTCTATATGGGACATGTCGTCAAGTTAGCCAAACCCTACAGAGACCCTCAAAGTAAATATTATATTCCTGCCTCTTTCTATATGGGGATGTATCCGCCCTATGCGGGGGGAGGAGGGTACGTCTTTTCAGGCTCGCTCACCCCATGGCTCTACTTGGCGTCCCATTTTGTGTTCCCCTTTCCCATTGATGACGTCTACACTGGGATGTGTTTTATGGCATTGGGGGTGAAACCAATCGGGCATCCTGGATTTAAGACATTCAGTACACCAAAGAAGGAGAAGTCGTCCGGCTGCTCGGAGAAGAACCTTCTCTTAGTACATCAGAAAAGCCCCCAAGACATGTTGAAGATGTGGGGGGAGAATCTGGAGGGGGCACCGACGCAGCAGTGCTGACAGTGACAGGGCCTGGTGTACCGTCTGAGTCTTCTCGGTCCATTCTGACAAATCCAAATAGGACCTGCTGTAAAAACATGGGAACGGAAGACCGGAAGGTTCTCAGGTAGCATGGCGGCGGTGTGCATGACGCCTTATCGTACACCGGACCGCCCCTTTATTCCCGTGCCTCCACCTACTTGCCTGTTCTTGCAAATATGTTCTGGAGTATGGCCAAGGCGAAATGTGATGTCGGGACGTTGTCTGGTTTGTGCTCTTTATAGGAAacaatacattacattatttataatAAGAAGGGTTTCATCTCTTGTCCATgttcattgaaatatatggatgtCCAAAATTCTGCACTCTGATCCTAAATGATCTGAGAATCTGCCCCTATCAATACAGGGCTATGTGCTTCCAACAACAGCGCCACAGCGgtgcacaggttgtgtctggtattgcagttcgatTCAATATTATGCACAATCTGGGGGGAGGGGAAAGcagccttgttttttttttttattattatttttctgtacAGTCTCATGCACGTGGTGGAGTCCGGACTGCAGAGTCCATGTTTGTCGGCCATGTTACCTGGCTCGGACTCCcttcatcatagtgatctataatgGCCAACATGTAGACCATAGGGCGGGATCATATATCACTGGGGCGCAGGAGGTTTGGTCAGGATTCCTCTGTGTGCACAAGGTCTTACATTTCATGGAATTGTTCACACGGTGGTGAAAGGTAACTGAATTCTGTGACGTCCTCGCGGTTTCCATTAGCACTGGGATGAGATGAGAGCGGTAATCTCCTTTCCTCCCTGCTTTGCTTTACAATCCATCACGGTTACAGAAGTGATTATTGTAGCGTTAAATAATGGGTTAAAAGCGCCGACTTCCCGCCATGCCGGAGGACCCCGGGCCCCATGGTGGCTGCTCAGCTGCATTATCTCATGTGGTGTCATTAGGACGCAATTACAGGGAATACTGGGAGTAATTATGGCGAGACTACTACAGAGCGGGATCAGACGGAGACGATTGTTACCGCCATAAAGGGCAATTATATACCGCAAGGAACCGTGTCATGGCCGCCCTCGCATCTCATCGTACAGATATGGGTTGTGGTGTGAATACAGGAAATGGAGATGACAGTCCAGACGGGAATAAGATTGTCGATGAGCCCTTAACCCTGTAATGACTGAGAccactaatttttattttttacttctgAATTTCTggtaactttgttatttttacactgttagggtgcattcacactacggaccgccagcgtgtatcagagccgtacacgctggcattacagcagggctgccggacacttcccattcatctctatgggagccggcatgcgagcgctccccatagaaatgaatggactgctttttttccattcatttctatggggagcgctcgcatgccggctcccatagaaatgaatgggaagtgtccggcggccctgctgtaacgccagcgtgtacggctctgatacacgctggcgttccgtagtgtgaatgcacccttacagctgCGTGCGGCCATCTTAttggtgtttttttctgcaaagtgcagATGGGATTTACGTGAAGCGACAAAGAGATCAAACCTCTTTCATAACATAATTCAGGATCCCAGGAGAGAAGAGTATAACGGTCTGTTAGGTTtcgcctccgcttattatacgtGTAATTATACAGAGTATCACATTAGCAGTTCCGGATCTTGTGAGATAAATCCCTCAAGGTTCGCCAACCCTGGTATTTACTACGTCAGGGGAGGAGATCGATGCACTTTGTGTAAGGAAAAGTCTTAAACGCCCCTATAGACTCCTTGTCGTAGCATCTTCACCTATAGGCCCCtattatacatctatatacccCATAGACACGCCTGATATGCTGGCACACCCCAAGAACGGCACAGAGAGACCCCGCTGGTGCCCAGAACCATGAGACATTTATTCACTGCAATGCCATACAACCTCGCCCACCATTAGTTAGATTTAGTGTTCTCATGTTATAAAATAACTTACGTGACGTCACCATTTCCTACCCAGGAGTTCCCCTCGTCCCCCTCCTACTATTTACAGACCCCGCAGAAATCAGAAATGTATCTATAAAAAGGAGGAATgagcagccctgaggaggaggaggagaccccgcCGCCTGTAACAGGAATCCTAGGGTACCGGCGTCTTACCGCCATGTCTCTGCCGCACTGGGCCGAGCTTATTTCTCAAAGTTGTCCAAGGGGTAATGTTCCCCATAAACCTTTAGATGTTTCTTCAGAGACTCCTCCTGTTTCTTCAGATGTAGCGGCATCTCGGAGTAGACGTCTGTGAACATGTGTTCGATGCTGGGCTTGCGTTTCCGCTCCGCCTGTTCAAAGGCTTCCATAACCTACGGGAAGAAACCGTCTGTTATACACAGAGACAGCGCGGAGCCCGGACAGACCTGTCATCTCTCACAATGGATTCCCTCACCTCCACCTCTATTGGTTCTGAGAACAATTCTCACTTCTGACTATTTTTTCCTGAAATGAGGCCGGCACTTAGGTGAATACGGCCTCGCACCCGCAGGGGTCCGCGCTTCAATTTCCACAACAGGGGATTCTTTGATCCATCGACTGCCAAGCCATTACAGCCAACAGCGGAGCAATAACTAGCATTAGCTTTAAAGGCGACCCTAAGACCCAACGTTGCGAGTTGCAGACAAAtaaattcagttttttttcctgcagcagtttTCATAGAAATTTCTCGgaggttttctctgcggactttctgcccctgttatacctatagggataaTGCCAGCGttgctgtaggtataattgagatgctgcaatttacaaaaacgctagtgttttagaaattgcagaaaaaaaaatccacagcagaaaagcttcaatgtgtagatgagattagcCAGGACCCCGTCCTACTTTGCAGGCGGCaatatggggccctggccttacactggattttttttttttattgttcatttGCTTCCAAAATGCAAAATTTAGGCTGCAATCACATGACATTGTGAGGTACCTTTAGTGTGTCTGTCCGAAAGTCTCCTTATCTACATTCTGAGGTTAATAGATTGTCCATTTGGCTGCTGTCTGGCCAGTGTGCAACAGAACAACAGTATATAGACTAAAAAATATCCCATGctagtctaagggctagttcacatgtgggcaaaggggaggtttttgacagcggatttcgcttcgaaatcagcccctttacaatggagccctatgtgaacagctagctttttttttttctgctagttatttttcagctagcagaaaaaagaagcgacatgacctttcttcaggcgttttccgcctgaagaaagcaatagaagtgaatgggaggcaaaaaccgcaCGTTTTTTTGCAAGAATAAGtgacgcgtttttttgcaaaaaaacacgcggaaaaaaacagctagcggttttttcagcccattcactttatgggaggggaaaacagcctggcttttttggaagcggtttttacaaaaaaaagcttggcaaggtcaaaaaaaaagcttcctaattaggaagcggtttttttcaggaccaaaataagccaggaggtttttacgtgtgaactagccctaagggtatgttcacatgtatgttttttgcaggtggattttgatgcagaatctgcctctCTGCAAAATTGgctctcattgaattcaatgggaaccgctcgctttttttccccctagtGGAATAAAGAAATGACATGATCTATCTTGCCACACATCAGCATGCTGTCGCGGCTAGCTGCACTGACGTTTACACAGAGGAAACCATTTtccatcatgtgaacataccctaaataatCTTCGTTCCAAATGTCCTATCTTGCTGCTGTGGATTCTGTGCGACTCCTTCACCCAGCCGCTGCCACAGACCTAACAGGGCGCTGCTCATGGCTGTGACCACTAGGTGTTAAGCTCTTCTTGTTGGGGTACGTCATTGAGCCCCAACAATAAAGAGATGGAcggctaaaacagtggttacacccGGAGCCTGACAGACtccatcgactataatggggtccatcatttTGAAACTCAAAaaatcctctgtgcaggactccgGAAACGCtaagacaggggtagggaaccttcggctctccagctgctgtgaaactacaactcccagcatgctccattcacttccatgggagttccaagaacagcagagcaagtatgcatgctgggagttgtagttttacaagtatgcatgctgggagttgtagttttacaagtatgcatgctgggagttgtagttttacaagtatgcatgctgggagttgtagttttacaagtatgcatgctgggagttgtagttttacaagtatgcatgctgggagttgtagttttgcaacagctggagagccgtacgttccctacccctgcgctaagagatgtgaacccggccttagtaacACTAGCTGTAGTGGCTGGCCCCAGTTCCTGAACCTCGGCTTCCCCCTCCAATACCAAAACATAAAGCCTCACCGTTTTCCGCGACTTCTTCCTCCATATTTTCTCCTGCTCATCGTCCCACCAGCCTCTGTGCATCATGTAGTGACGAAGTCGAGAAATGGGATGGTCCTGTTTGTCCCAGTAATTGACCTCATCTACAGAGCGGTAGGCAGAGCTGTCATCGCTAGTGCTGTGGTGTCCGATCCTGCAATAAATCGTAGTGAGACGTATTCAGCATCATGTACGTACTGCAGgtagaagcccccctcccccgcatatCTCACACAGCCATACTTACCTGTAGGTCATGGCTTCTATGAGGAATGGCTGGTTCTCTGCCACTGCTCGTCGTCTTGCCTCTTTGGTAGCATTGTACACAGCAAAGACATCATTGCCATCGACTCGAATGGACATAATACCGTAACCAGGACCGCGGGCAGCTGAGACAACAGAGACACCATAATGGTTACAAGGGTGCACCTTTATGGGGGTCGTACCCATTACATGTGATATTAAAGCACCAATGAAATGACAGGGTGCTCCTGACCGGTCTTACACTTTATTACTACCATGTACACACACGTTCACACTCACCGATTCCGTCCCCGCGGTACTGCTCCGAGGTGGGGGTAGATATAGCATAGCCATTGTTCCTGCAGAAGAATAGCACGGGGCACTCCAACGTGGCGGAGAAGTTAAAAGCAGCGTGGGCATCTCCTTCACTTGCTGCGCCTTCACCAA contains:
- the LOC142185379 gene encoding N-acetyllactosaminide beta-1,3-N-acetylglucosaminyltransferase 2-like isoform X1, with protein sequence MEAVAAKPMSRSAMVRCRKFSISVVALFALVVIKIFIDVNYPPLQLSDPPSISPEPDRNPLVLLEPLQDDEKSAMAALHSLAQNLKKLVPTAGAYWNMAQLQLLDLKRPQAWTCSKPTAQVKPAEPYPELLVSFLAQDQCRNHKMIINQPDKCPLNRTFLLLAIKSSPQNFAQRQAVRDTWGAEKSYGGKYVKLVFLLGTVSVIDLSPFLEYENSRSHDLLQWDFEDTFFNLTLKDQLFLGWARTYCARATYILKGDDDVFVRTPKVVHVLSLLGGHKHQSLYMGHVVKLAKPYRDPQSKYYIPASFYMGMYPPYAGGGGYVFSGSLTPWLYLASHFVFPFPIDDVYTGMCFMALGVKPIGHPGFKTFSTPKKEKSSGCSEKNLLLVHQKSPQDMLKMWGENLEGAPTQQC
- the LOC142185379 gene encoding N-acetyllactosaminide beta-1,3-N-acetylglucosaminyltransferase 2-like isoform X2 → MSRSAMVRCRKFSISVVALFALVVIKIFIDVNYPPLQLSDPPSISPEPDRNPLVLLEPLQDDEKSAMAALHSLAQNLKKLVPTAGAYWNMAQLQLLDLKRPQAWTCSKPTAQVKPAEPYPELLVSFLAQDQCRNHKMIINQPDKCPLNRTFLLLAIKSSPQNFAQRQAVRDTWGAEKSYGGKYVKLVFLLGTVSVIDLSPFLEYENSRSHDLLQWDFEDTFFNLTLKDQLFLGWARTYCARATYILKGDDDVFVRTPKVVHVLSLLGGHKHQSLYMGHVVKLAKPYRDPQSKYYIPASFYMGMYPPYAGGGGYVFSGSLTPWLYLASHFVFPFPIDDVYTGMCFMALGVKPIGHPGFKTFSTPKKEKSSGCSEKNLLLVHQKSPQDMLKMWGENLEGAPTQQC
- the LOC142185379 gene encoding N-acetyllactosaminide beta-1,3-N-acetylglucosaminyltransferase 2-like isoform X3, whose translation is MAALHSLAQNLKKLVPTAGAYWNMAQLQLLDLKRPQAWTCSKPTAQVKPAEPYPELLVSFLAQDQCRNHKMIINQPDKCPLNRTFLLLAIKSSPQNFAQRQAVRDTWGAEKSYGGKYVKLVFLLGTVSVIDLSPFLEYENSRSHDLLQWDFEDTFFNLTLKDQLFLGWARTYCARATYILKGDDDVFVRTPKVVHVLSLLGGHKHQSLYMGHVVKLAKPYRDPQSKYYIPASFYMGMYPPYAGGGGYVFSGSLTPWLYLASHFVFPFPIDDVYTGMCFMALGVKPIGHPGFKTFSTPKKEKSSGCSEKNLLLVHQKSPQDMLKMWGENLEGAPTQQC